The proteins below are encoded in one region of Parvicella tangerina:
- a CDS encoding tetratricopeptide repeat protein codes for MKHILVLISVLPILVSAQVDSLLNEAENANSDTARLRNLVLVTEYCAIPDIEYYANQCIHLSDSLIELGLYDEEKLLFFKSTAINNLGFMHHAYAEYQPAIAQYEKSIQIYTQINDSLGLARSLNNIAMVYKDAGDTEKAIALLQQANDICAPMGDYDLHNITLTNFGTIYTQKGDINKAIEYLFKAIKLQDKENDAYGLAHSYNTLASLYHSQEDFENAEVYFEKAIEQSKQANDFDILASCYNNLGFIHDLKEKDSLALVYYEKSLDLRLKINDRKGEAECYSNMGSYFLEHGDTLKGLDLIEQSIEIREETGEAEGLSNSYQKIAGIMLDRGELNKALDYGEKSYALAKQIGYSEDIRNSSLVLSQIQAQLGNFKEAYQMHVAYLAARDSLFNKENQKNIIQEQVDYEYAKKHLADSLNTAKTLEIAQLEKEHQQKELDKANQRNIAMLIGIVLLVVVVILAFFAYQNKKRSEQTISQQKIKVEEQKQLLEESNKEILDSITYAHRIQTAILPPEDLFKKHLPNSFVFYRPKDIVAGDFYWLEEIDDTVIFAAADCTGHGVPGALVSMICSNALTKVVMEDEITDPGKLLDRTRDLVIQTFAKSNEDVKDGMDISLCRLKGRSLWWAGANNPLWIIKNQTNEIVEIKGNKQPVGLYSDPKPFETHYLSLERGDTVYLFSDGYHDQFGGEKGKKLKTGSFKKLLLQNNHLEMPEIIERLDFFFNDWRGDFEQVDDVCVIGIRV; via the coding sequence TTGAAACACATATTAGTCTTGATTTCAGTTCTTCCAATTTTGGTCAGTGCTCAAGTTGATTCTCTGCTGAATGAGGCAGAAAATGCCAACAGTGATACGGCAAGGTTACGAAACTTAGTCCTTGTTACAGAGTACTGTGCCATTCCAGATATCGAATACTATGCAAACCAGTGTATTCATTTGTCGGATAGTTTGATTGAACTAGGGTTGTATGATGAAGAGAAGTTGTTGTTTTTTAAATCAACAGCTATCAATAACCTCGGGTTCATGCATCATGCGTATGCAGAGTATCAGCCAGCTATAGCGCAGTATGAAAAAAGCATTCAGATCTATACACAAATTAATGATTCTTTGGGTCTTGCAAGATCATTGAATAATATTGCGATGGTCTATAAAGATGCTGGAGACACAGAGAAAGCAATAGCGCTTTTGCAGCAGGCCAATGATATTTGTGCCCCAATGGGTGACTATGACCTCCATAACATCACCCTTACGAATTTTGGAACCATTTACACCCAAAAAGGAGATATTAATAAAGCCATCGAATACCTGTTTAAGGCAATTAAACTTCAGGATAAGGAAAATGATGCCTACGGGTTGGCACATAGCTATAACACCTTGGCTTCGTTGTATCACTCACAAGAAGATTTTGAAAATGCTGAAGTCTATTTTGAAAAAGCGATTGAACAATCTAAACAGGCAAATGACTTTGATATTTTGGCTAGCTGCTATAACAATCTTGGTTTTATACATGATCTGAAGGAAAAGGATTCTTTAGCTCTTGTTTACTACGAAAAATCACTTGACCTCAGGTTGAAAATAAATGATCGGAAAGGTGAAGCAGAATGCTACAGTAACATGGGGTCATATTTTTTGGAGCATGGTGATACATTAAAAGGGTTAGATTTAATAGAACAATCGATTGAGATTAGAGAAGAAACAGGAGAAGCAGAAGGGTTGAGTAATTCTTATCAAAAGATTGCGGGTATTATGCTGGATAGGGGAGAGCTAAATAAGGCATTGGATTATGGGGAAAAGTCGTATGCGCTAGCTAAACAAATAGGCTATTCAGAAGACATTAGAAACAGTTCTTTGGTGTTGAGTCAAATTCAAGCTCAATTGGGTAACTTCAAAGAGGCTTACCAAATGCATGTGGCTTATCTGGCAGCGAGAGACTCTCTTTTCAATAAAGAAAATCAAAAGAACATTATTCAGGAACAAGTAGATTATGAATATGCTAAAAAGCATCTTGCTGATAGTCTGAATACGGCAAAAACACTGGAAATTGCTCAATTGGAGAAAGAGCACCAACAAAAGGAATTGGATAAAGCCAATCAAAGAAATATTGCGATGCTTATCGGTATAGTCCTTTTGGTAGTAGTCGTTATTCTTGCATTTTTTGCCTATCAGAATAAGAAAAGATCAGAGCAGACAATTTCTCAACAAAAAATCAAGGTCGAAGAGCAAAAGCAGCTTTTAGAAGAAAGTAACAAAGAGATCTTAGACTCCATCACTTACGCGCATCGCATCCAGACCGCAATACTTCCTCCTGAGGACCTATTTAAAAAGCATTTGCCCAATAGTTTTGTCTTTTACCGTCCAAAAGATATTGTGGCAGGAGACTTTTATTGGTTAGAGGAGATTGACGATACCGTCATCTTTGCCGCTGCAGATTGCACAGGACATGGTGTTCCAGGAGCCTTGGTCAGCATGATTTGCAGTAATGCATTGACAAAAGTAGTAATGGAAGATGAAATTACGGATCCAGGGAAATTGCTGGATAGAACTAGAGACCTGGTCATTCAAACCTTTGCAAAAAGCAATGAAGATGTAAAGGATGGCATGGATATTTCGCTATGCAGGTTGAAAGGGAGAAGCTTATGGTGGGCTGGGGCTAATAACCCGCTATGGATCATTAAAAATCAAACGAACGAGATTGTAGAGATAAAAGGTAATAAACAGCCCGTGGGACTGTATTCGGATCCTAAACCTTTCGAGACCCATTATCTTTCGCTGGAAAGAGGAGATACGGTTTATTTATTTTCTGATGGTTATCATGATCAATTTGGCGGAGAAAAGGGTAAGAAGCTTAAAACAGGAAGTTTCAAAAAATTACTACTGCAAAATAACCATCTCGAGATGCCTGAGATCATAGAACGTCTGGATTTCTTTTTCAATGATTGGCGAGGAGACTTTGAACAGGTGGATGATGTCTGTGTGATAGGGATTCGAGTTTAA
- a CDS encoding lamin tail domain-containing protein: MNSLKANVPETMIQAKLHDYEPMKNFLLTLAALILSLSFYKINAQTSDLIISEYGEGSSGNSKYIEIYNGTGAPVNLGNYDIWRISNGGSWPEATIALSGTLNDGSTYVIANNSGDVPGADLYSGTASWNGDDAVGLAKFGVLIDAVGTDGADPGTGWNVAGTSNATKDHRLTRKSTICDPNTNWTSSAGTNATNSEWIVTSYTTGSANAGHTNTCAPSCTPPTITGISPTNGPEGTVVTITASGGGFTGATDVTFDGTSATFVVVSSTEIEAIVPVGAATGDIVVTDSQPCDASYSSFTIIDTDLTSCENSTPTYSDLFISEVYDAGSGDTYYYEIYNGTSASVNLANYQIHQNNNGSFDQYYALSGTLADGDTYVIGNSSSLCSGVLDQLVAGTGINTDDGIWLETSGGAAIDKWGTPGTSFTGGAGYVYRRKTSPNNTPPYTGWDETGDWDQSTESCSDLGSYNPAGTPTAPSVTTNPSTSTTCAGNDVQLSVAGSEGFVGGNALAYQWYYAAPGDAGWTAVTNGGDYSGATSATLTISPSDGYDDYQYYCQIRENTATCYAASDAVQLDVYGSGGTHGLWTGNTDTDWCDCFNWDDGYVPTAATDVTINQTASNNCEVGTGCGSAVANSVTISTNNATNNLLTIVSNGDLTLTNGLTINKTGGTGTLIVETTGSGSLTVGNVTIDGSSGSNARLINNSASATLDVNGNMTINANGRLDLNPNGTLNLAGDYTNSNTTQSLDHISSTVIFDGGADQHINTGQAAEAFNNITLSKSGGTLILNDNVNIESAGILALSDDQIQLNGNELTLNNTGTGAITRTSGSIVDESGSGTGANNGKINWVINAIGGDHIYPFADGVGGTYIPFTFNVTAGNAGTVSVSTYGTPANNQPWPSLPVNVTNLASTTGLAPDNRDATADRFWQIDPSGSPTATLTFGYSISELPIAPYNDYVSMIAQRYDTGTNEWDETIYPGQTTGIITGGYTVTVPGITTFSPWTLSNINSPLPSELIVFEAKKNIDKVDLMWVTESEINVSHFVIERSKDGINFHDLLAEDAAGNSTTTLEYTSVDYYPLNGKSYYRLRTVDFDGSYKLSPTRVVEFSEENVSVLNDYNDWNILYKTSSDFYTVNVFNNLGQVVKTTQVENTSENRTIVSHYDLPAGTYIMIIEDKGVSHTVKVIK, translated from the coding sequence ATGAACTCCTTGAAGGCAAACGTGCCCGAAACCATGATACAAGCCAAACTGCATGATTATGAACCAATGAAAAACTTTTTACTAACCCTTGCAGCCTTAATATTATCGCTTTCGTTTTATAAAATAAATGCTCAAACTTCTGACCTTATTATCTCTGAATATGGAGAAGGTAGTTCGGGTAACTCGAAATATATTGAGATCTATAATGGTACAGGAGCTCCTGTTAACCTTGGGAATTACGACATTTGGAGAATTAGTAATGGTGGTAGTTGGCCAGAAGCAACGATAGCACTTTCTGGAACATTAAATGACGGTAGCACCTATGTAATTGCAAATAACTCAGGCGATGTCCCAGGAGCCGACCTTTACAGCGGAACGGCTTCCTGGAATGGTGATGATGCTGTTGGTTTAGCAAAATTCGGTGTACTCATTGACGCAGTTGGAACTGACGGTGCAGATCCTGGAACAGGATGGAACGTAGCAGGAACGTCAAATGCAACAAAAGATCACCGACTTACTAGAAAGTCTACCATTTGTGATCCCAATACCAACTGGACCTCCTCAGCTGGCACTAACGCTACAAATTCAGAATGGATCGTAACCAGTTATACGACTGGATCTGCAAACGCTGGTCATACAAATACTTGCGCACCATCGTGTACGCCCCCCACAATTACTGGTATATCTCCTACCAATGGTCCTGAAGGAACTGTGGTTACGATAACCGCATCAGGTGGAGGGTTTACAGGAGCCACTGATGTTACATTCGATGGAACTTCAGCAACATTCGTGGTAGTTTCATCAACAGAGATTGAGGCTATTGTTCCCGTTGGTGCAGCAACGGGCGACATAGTCGTTACCGATTCTCAACCTTGTGATGCATCCTATTCCTCATTTACAATAATAGATACTGATCTGACTTCCTGCGAAAATAGTACTCCTACCTATTCTGACCTATTCATTTCTGAGGTATATGACGCTGGTTCAGGAGACACCTATTATTACGAAATTTATAATGGAACCAGTGCCTCTGTCAACTTAGCTAATTATCAGATTCATCAAAACAACAATGGTTCTTTCGATCAATATTATGCGCTATCTGGAACTTTAGCTGATGGTGATACTTACGTAATAGGAAACAGTAGTTCGCTATGCTCTGGTGTCTTGGATCAATTAGTTGCAGGCACAGGAATTAATACAGACGATGGTATTTGGCTAGAGACCAGTGGAGGGGCAGCTATTGATAAATGGGGAACTCCAGGAACGTCTTTTACTGGTGGGGCTGGCTACGTTTATAGAAGAAAAACATCACCTAACAATACTCCCCCTTATACAGGCTGGGATGAAACAGGAGACTGGGATCAAAGTACTGAAAGCTGTTCAGACCTGGGATCATATAATCCCGCTGGAACTCCAACAGCACCATCGGTTACGACCAACCCCTCAACTTCGACTACATGTGCAGGAAATGATGTTCAATTAAGTGTAGCTGGTTCAGAAGGTTTTGTAGGCGGAAACGCTTTAGCTTATCAGTGGTATTATGCAGCACCTGGCGATGCAGGTTGGACCGCTGTTACAAATGGTGGTGATTATTCTGGGGCTACATCAGCCACTTTAACAATTTCTCCGTCAGATGGGTATGATGACTATCAATACTACTGTCAAATTAGAGAAAATACGGCCACGTGCTATGCTGCTTCTGACGCAGTGCAACTGGACGTGTATGGTAGTGGTGGTACTCATGGTCTTTGGACAGGTAATACCGACACAGATTGGTGTGATTGTTTTAACTGGGATGATGGTTATGTTCCAACAGCTGCGACTGACGTAACAATCAACCAAACCGCTAGCAACAACTGTGAAGTTGGAACTGGATGTGGTTCAGCTGTAGCAAATAGCGTGACGATCAGTACGAATAATGCAACTAATAACCTACTTACGATTGTTTCCAATGGAGATCTTACCCTAACGAATGGATTGACGATCAACAAAACAGGAGGTACAGGAACGCTAATAGTTGAGACTACAGGCTCTGGTTCTTTAACTGTTGGTAACGTAACCATAGATGGCTCAAGTGGTTCAAATGCAAGGTTAATTAACAACAGTGCTTCCGCTACCTTAGATGTAAATGGGAACATGACCATCAATGCTAATGGAAGACTAGATCTTAACCCTAACGGAACTTTGAATCTTGCAGGTGATTACACAAATAGTAATACTACACAATCGTTGGATCATATTAGTTCAACGGTAATATTTGATGGTGGAGCTGACCAACACATAAATACTGGTCAAGCAGCAGAAGCGTTTAATAATATCACATTAAGTAAATCTGGAGGAACGTTAATACTGAACGACAATGTCAACATTGAGTCAGCTGGAATTTTAGCGCTTTCAGACGACCAAATTCAATTGAACGGTAATGAGTTAACATTAAACAACACAGGCACCGGAGCAATTACAAGAACTTCTGGATCTATTGTTGATGAATCTGGTTCTGGAACGGGTGCTAACAACGGTAAGATCAATTGGGTGATCAATGCAATTGGTGGAGACCATATTTATCCTTTTGCTGATGGTGTGGGTGGAACTTATATTCCATTTACTTTCAATGTAACTGCAGGAAATGCGGGCACTGTATCTGTATCTACGTATGGGACTCCCGCTAATAATCAGCCCTGGCCCAGCTTACCAGTCAACGTAACTAACTTAGCCAGCACAACAGGTCTAGCTCCCGACAACAGAGATGCAACGGCTGATCGCTTTTGGCAAATTGACCCTTCGGGAAGTCCCACGGCTACATTGACATTTGGCTATTCGATATCCGAACTGCCAATAGCTCCTTATAATGACTATGTTTCTATGATCGCTCAACGCTATGATACGGGAACAAATGAATGGGATGAAACTATTTATCCTGGACAAACTACAGGTATTATCACAGGGGGATATACGGTAACAGTTCCAGGCATAACCACGTTTTCTCCGTGGACACTTTCAAACATCAACTCTCCTCTACCATCTGAATTAATAGTATTTGAAGCGAAAAAGAATATTGATAAGGTTGACTTGATGTGGGTAACAGAATCTGAGATCAACGTTTCTCACTTCGTGATCGAAAGAAGTAAGGACGGAATCAATTTCCATGATCTTCTTGCTGAAGATGCAGCTGGAAATTCTACAACAACGTTAGAATACACTTCGGTAGATTATTATCCTCTGAACGGAAAATCATATTACCGTTTAAGAACGGTTGATTTTGATGGAAGCTATAAGTTGTCTCCTACTAGAGTGGTTGAGTTTTCTGAGGAGAACGTAAGTGTTTTGAATGATTATAATGACTGGAACATCCTTTACAAAACTTCATCAGATTTCTACACAGTGAACGTGTTTAATAACTTGGGACAGGTTGTTAAGACTACTCAAGTTGAAAACACTTCTGAGAACAGAACGATTGTTTCTCATTATGATCTTCCAGCTGGTACTTACATTATGATCATAGAAGATAAAGGTGTCAGTCATACAGTGAAAGTAATTAAATAA
- the miaA gene encoding tRNA (adenosine(37)-N6)-dimethylallyltransferase MiaA, which yields MAKNTHLIVIVGPTAIGKTSLSIKLAKHFNCPILSADSRQFFKEIAIGTAKPTPEEMDGVPHYFIDSLSIHDEYNVGKFEADAISTLEVVFSKNPVAILVGGSGLYVDAVCKGIDDIPKDKKIREQLVQELDDKGIAALQLELKEKDPLHFEKMNIQNPQRLIRALEVCRVSGKPYSSFRKGKQKKRPFQIHKIGLNTDREIVYNNINQRVDLMMEKGLLEEVKTVHEFNHLNSLNTVGYKELFKFLDGDISLDEAVELIKKNTRNFAKRQLTWFKRDDSTKWYTPNDSVENIINDLVID from the coding sequence ATGGCAAAGAATACTCACCTTATTGTAATCGTTGGCCCTACGGCCATAGGAAAGACAAGCTTATCAATCAAACTTGCTAAGCACTTCAACTGTCCGATCCTAAGTGCTGACAGTAGGCAATTTTTCAAAGAAATCGCTATCGGAACGGCAAAACCAACACCTGAAGAAATGGATGGTGTTCCCCATTATTTTATTGATAGTTTAAGTATTCACGATGAGTACAATGTTGGAAAATTTGAAGCAGATGCCATTTCAACGTTGGAAGTTGTTTTCAGCAAAAATCCTGTTGCCATACTTGTTGGTGGTTCAGGACTTTATGTGGATGCTGTGTGTAAAGGGATTGATGACATACCAAAGGATAAGAAAATCAGAGAGCAACTCGTTCAGGAACTTGACGATAAAGGGATAGCGGCTCTTCAGCTAGAACTCAAAGAAAAAGACCCCTTGCATTTCGAAAAGATGAATATTCAGAATCCACAGCGGCTGATCAGGGCCCTTGAAGTTTGTCGTGTTTCGGGGAAACCCTATTCTTCATTCAGAAAAGGCAAGCAAAAGAAAAGACCTTTTCAAATTCACAAAATAGGTCTGAATACTGATCGAGAAATTGTATATAACAACATTAACCAACGGGTTGATCTCATGATGGAGAAAGGCTTACTGGAAGAGGTCAAGACAGTCCATGAGTTCAACCATTTAAACTCGCTGAATACTGTCGGTTATAAAGAATTATTCAAGTTCTTAGACGGTGATATTTCATTAGACGAAGCCGTTGAACTCATCAAAAAAAACACACGGAATTTTGCGAAACGACAATTAACATGGTTTAAAAGAGATGATTCCACAAAATGGTATACGCCTAATGACTCGGTTGAGAATATAATTAATGATCTGGTTATTGATTAA